The Phycisphaerae bacterium genome has a segment encoding these proteins:
- the tilS gene encoding tRNA lysidine(34) synthetase TilS, producing MAVEDLESRFAQDAERSGLVPRGAAVVAGVSGGADSVAMLHLLCGLNRRGWGLRIHVAHLNHQLRGAEADKDARFVRELAEGLLLDCTVGTADVRARASQDGVSIEQAARRCRFEFFERVCLKSGAGTVVLAHHADDNAETILHRIVRGTGLRGLAGIRGSRPIRPGSGIQVVRPMLSFRRSEIEEYVRDRALPFRHDATNDADSYTRNRIRNDILPLLRDSINPQVAEALVRLGEQARDVDEYLTETAGRMLESMIVERDDRQIVLLSTSLARKPRLIKTQLIREAMLRLGVSEAEIGYSHLTAVAAMAEETEGSKAMDLPGGLRVFRRYDRLVLQLEAEPAGVAPVPGEIRVGIDGRTSLLPFGIELSVETLLADQSLIAEHIRTAASRGQVSWEEWIDADQVHPPLIARLRRPGDRFLPLGMSELKKLSDFFIDEKIDADVRERTVLLCDRLGPIWVVPLRIDDRVRLTEATRRVMRLSARPLSAPRD from the coding sequence ATGGCTGTCGAGGATCTCGAATCTCGATTTGCCCAGGATGCCGAGCGAAGCGGCTTGGTACCTCGGGGGGCAGCGGTTGTTGCGGGGGTATCCGGCGGCGCAGACTCGGTGGCGATGCTTCATCTCTTGTGTGGATTGAACCGGCGAGGCTGGGGTCTGAGAATTCACGTTGCCCACCTCAACCATCAGCTTCGCGGAGCCGAGGCGGATAAGGATGCGAGGTTCGTGCGCGAGTTGGCCGAGGGCCTTCTTCTGGACTGCACGGTTGGAACCGCCGATGTTCGCGCGCGGGCTTCCCAAGACGGCGTCTCCATCGAGCAGGCTGCTCGGCGATGCCGTTTCGAGTTTTTCGAGCGGGTGTGTCTCAAGTCGGGAGCCGGCACGGTGGTGCTGGCGCACCACGCCGATGACAATGCCGAGACGATCCTGCATCGAATCGTGCGGGGTACCGGTTTGCGGGGGTTGGCCGGCATCCGGGGCTCACGGCCGATCCGGCCGGGCAGCGGTATTCAGGTGGTCCGACCCATGTTGTCGTTTCGCAGGAGTGAGATCGAGGAGTACGTTCGCGACCGCGCCTTGCCTTTCCGCCATGACGCAACCAACGACGCCGACAGCTACACGCGCAATCGTATTCGCAATGACATACTGCCGTTGCTGCGAGATTCGATCAATCCACAGGTTGCCGAGGCACTTGTTCGCCTGGGCGAGCAAGCCCGCGACGTGGACGAGTATCTGACGGAAACCGCGGGGCGGATGCTTGAGTCGATGATCGTCGAGCGCGACGATCGGCAGATCGTGCTACTGAGCACGTCGCTGGCTCGAAAACCTCGCCTCATCAAAACACAACTGATTCGTGAGGCGATGTTGCGTCTGGGAGTCAGCGAGGCGGAGATCGGCTATTCGCATCTGACCGCTGTCGCGGCGATGGCGGAGGAAACGGAGGGCAGCAAGGCGATGGACCTGCCCGGCGGCCTGCGTGTTTTCAGAAGATACGATCGCCTGGTGCTGCAACTGGAAGCGGAGCCTGCGGGAGTGGCACCGGTTCCCGGCGAGATACGCGTAGGCATTGACGGCAGGACTTCGCTGTTGCCATTCGGCATCGAGTTGAGCGTCGAGACCCTCCTTGCCGATCAGAGCCTGATTGCCGAGCACATCCGAACGGCGGCCTCGCGCGGGCAGGTGTCCTGGGAGGAGTGGATCGACGCCGACCAGGTGCATCCTCCGCTGATCGCCCGGTTGCGCCGTCCCGGTGACCGGTTCTTGCCGCTCGGGATGAGCGAGCTGAAGAAGTTGTCGGATTTCTTTATTGACGAGAAGATTGACGCCGACGTGCGAGAGCGGACGGTGTTGTTGTGTGATCGGCTGGGTCCGATTTGGGTGGTGCCGCTGCGGATCGACGATCGCGTTCGTCTGACTGAAGCAACGCGGCGAGTGATGCGTCTTTCAGCCCGGCCGTTGTCCGCTCCGCGTGATTGA
- a CDS encoding Gfo/Idh/MocA family oxidoreductase, whose amino-acid sequence MIDSRLTRRSFIRQGLVGGTVAGAASLGLNAASIARVIGANERINLGLIGGGHRGRFIVEQMAKGSGDNFALVAFGDIWTQRRESYPAEAEKILGIKPKAYADYRKLLEDADVDAVVIATPDHQHAGQAIDAVQAGKHVYVEKPIIGLHVDLHELNRLYDVVKASKMVVQHGTHGVSSPAVRAIKELIAEGKLGKLFRVESTETAYVPYWAHYQGPATVSETDWKAWLYNRPERPFDANMCAKWMGYKEITSGTIGGWMTHFITFVHFVTGCDYPLSAVAWGGRYAPTNDPKCTAPDQTMVMLDYAEGFHTQFTSHFGSEIDNETTVFMFEKGCVKTRFGHHPGNPLVSGEGTNNKLEAHKLLGETVDPPYPGAAHVKNWFDCIRNNGRPNADMDLGHKQGVAVALGDLAWDLNCKVVYDKAKREVRRA is encoded by the coding sequence ATGATAGACAGCAGACTGACGCGACGTTCGTTCATTCGGCAGGGGCTGGTGGGTGGGACGGTGGCCGGTGCGGCTTCCTTGGGGTTGAACGCAGCGAGTATTGCCCGGGTGATCGGGGCCAACGAGCGTATCAATCTCGGCCTGATCGGGGGCGGTCATCGCGGCCGGTTCATCGTCGAGCAAATGGCCAAGGGCTCGGGCGACAACTTTGCCCTGGTCGCTTTTGGCGACATCTGGACGCAACGACGGGAGAGTTACCCGGCCGAGGCAGAGAAGATCCTCGGGATCAAGCCCAAGGCCTATGCCGACTATCGCAAGCTGCTGGAAGACGCCGACGTGGACGCTGTGGTCATTGCCACGCCGGATCATCAGCACGCCGGACAGGCCATCGACGCGGTCCAGGCCGGCAAGCATGTCTACGTCGAGAAACCGATCATCGGTTTGCACGTTGACCTGCACGAGTTGAACAGGCTCTACGACGTCGTGAAAGCCTCGAAGATGGTCGTGCAGCACGGCACGCACGGCGTCAGCTCACCGGCCGTTCGGGCAATCAAGGAACTGATCGCGGAGGGCAAACTCGGCAAGCTTTTCCGCGTCGAGTCGACCGAGACGGCCTATGTTCCTTACTGGGCTCACTACCAGGGACCGGCAACCGTGTCCGAGACCGACTGGAAGGCCTGGTTGTACAACCGGCCGGAGCGCCCGTTCGACGCCAACATGTGCGCGAAGTGGATGGGATACAAGGAGATCACGAGCGGCACGATCGGGGGCTGGATGACGCATTTCATCACCTTCGTTCACTTCGTGACCGGATGCGATTATCCGCTGTCGGCGGTTGCCTGGGGCGGCCGCTATGCCCCGACGAACGACCCGAAGTGCACCGCCCCGGACCAGACCATGGTCATGCTGGACTACGCCGAGGGTTTCCACACCCAGTTCACCAGCCACTTCGGCAGCGAGATTGACAATGAGACGACCGTGTTCATGTTTGAGAAGGGCTGCGTCAAGACCCGGTTCGGCCACCATCCTGGCAATCCGCTGGTTTCAGGCGAGGGCACGAACAACAAGCTGGAGGCCCACAAACTGCTCGGAGAAACCGTCGATCCGCCGTATCCCGGCGCCGCCCACGTGAAGAACTGGTTCGACTGCATCCGCAACAACGGCCGGCCCAACGCCGACATGGATCTCGGCCACAAGCAGGGCGTTGCAGTCGCTCTGGGCGACCTGGCCTGGGACCTGAACTGCAAGGTCGTGTACGACAAGGCCAAGCGCGAGGTGAGGCGAGCTTGA
- a CDS encoding AMP-binding protein, with protein sequence MVIESLLDAAGRFPAKTAVIDPFRRLSYAQLTTLAKVIRRIVLKETACRRVGILLPGSSAGMSTLLGVIWAGRTAIPLNFLLQARELTSIIEDADIDLVIGTRYFESILATLPIRTLYIEQLGLPRRYLWEKLRPTPEPPPVSPDDTAAIVYTSGSTGRPKGVCLSHANFENNVQAAIRHLQLDPENHLLGVLPPFHVFGLTILNLLPVMLRATVTFIPRFSAQAVYETIAANPDITLLLAVPSMYAAIGRLKSIDASRCRGIKIAVSGGEPLPRKIYDLMLERTGIRLMEGYGMTETSPVISCDLPSAHRVGSVGLPLPGVEVQIRNENGCSLPANQTGELYVRGPSVMKGYYNRPEETKAVIDKDGWLRTGDIVQIADDGHITITGRSKDIIIVGGENVYPREIEAVLEQHPAVQEAAVVGQTDEMRGEVVVAFVILNGCSQVTGAELRAFCRDHLAGFKVPREIFVRDSLPRTPSGKILKRQLMATLAGRRNDDA encoded by the coding sequence ATGGTCATTGAATCACTCCTGGATGCCGCCGGTCGGTTTCCCGCCAAGACGGCAGTCATCGACCCCTTCCGTCGCTTGAGTTACGCCCAACTGACAACCTTGGCAAAGGTGATTCGCCGTATCGTTCTGAAGGAAACCGCCTGCCGGCGGGTCGGCATCCTGCTGCCGGGCAGTTCCGCGGGAATGAGCACGCTGCTGGGCGTGATCTGGGCCGGACGGACCGCCATACCTCTGAATTTCCTCCTTCAGGCCCGCGAACTGACCTCGATCATCGAGGATGCGGACATCGACCTTGTTATCGGCACCCGCTACTTCGAGTCGATCCTGGCAACGCTCCCCATCCGTACCCTCTATATCGAACAATTGGGCCTGCCTCGCCGCTATCTTTGGGAAAAGCTCAGACCAACACCGGAACCCCCGCCGGTTTCACCGGACGACACCGCGGCGATCGTCTACACCTCGGGCAGCACCGGACGGCCCAAAGGCGTCTGTCTGAGCCACGCCAACTTCGAAAACAATGTACAAGCGGCGATACGTCATCTTCAACTCGACCCCGAAAACCATCTGTTGGGCGTGCTCCCGCCCTTCCACGTGTTCGGCCTGACGATCCTCAATCTGCTGCCCGTCATGCTTAGGGCCACCGTCACATTCATCCCCCGGTTCTCCGCCCAGGCGGTCTACGAGACGATTGCGGCAAACCCCGACATCACTCTGTTGCTCGCCGTGCCAAGCATGTACGCCGCCATCGGTCGACTGAAGTCAATCGACGCCTCCAGATGCCGCGGCATCAAGATTGCCGTCAGCGGCGGGGAACCCCTCCCTCGCAAGATTTATGACTTGATGCTCGAAAGAACAGGAATCCGGCTGATGGAGGGCTATGGCATGACCGAGACTTCGCCGGTGATTTCCTGCGATCTTCCCTCTGCGCATCGTGTGGGCTCCGTCGGTCTGCCGCTGCCGGGCGTCGAGGTCCAGATCCGCAACGAGAACGGTTGCTCCTTGCCGGCGAACCAGACAGGCGAACTCTACGTCCGCGGTCCTTCCGTGATGAAAGGGTACTACAACCGGCCGGAAGAGACGAAAGCGGTCATCGACAAGGACGGATGGCTGCGAACCGGGGACATCGTTCAGATCGCCGACGACGGGCACATCACCATCACCGGCCGCAGCAAGGACATAATCATCGTCGGGGGCGAAAACGTCTACCCCCGCGAAATAGAAGCGGTCCTCGAACAACATCCCGCCGTCCAGGAAGCCGCGGTCGTCGGTCAGACCGACGAGATGCGGGGCGAGGTGGTCGTCGCCTTTGTCATCCTGAACGGGTGTTCCCAGGTTACGGGGGCCGAGTTGAGAGCGTTCTGCCGCGACCACCTCGCCGGCTTCAAGGTGCCGCGGGAGATCTTTGTCCGGGACAGCTTGCCCCGCACCCCGAGCGGAAAAATCCTCAAACGCCAACTGATGGCGACCTTGGCCGGCCGCCGCAACGACGACGCGTAG
- a CDS encoding tetratricopeptide repeat protein, whose protein sequence is MNSFKQSMCGRSAQTAFYSGVLLVLLTGCTQLGPRERQSLIEAKGLYDQNRFSEAINRLNPVIKDFGQAAEIGEAYYLRGLCRSKLNDSKGAAADFEQAIASSRNDAVIIRCKISLAAVSFQMGQWSKAADLYVEVVPRLEDKPPADQVLFYAGTALRRAGRWREATQYFARILHRFPSSPIAADARRMAGWQHEYFAIQLGAYQDAANAERAVQAYRTRNLDFVQMENQPSGGRVLWVVMAGRHRTYQDAVAALNRIRTIVPDANIIP, encoded by the coding sequence ATGAACAGCTTCAAACAGAGCATGTGCGGGCGGTCGGCTCAAACGGCCTTTTATTCTGGAGTTCTGCTGGTTCTCTTGACCGGCTGCACCCAACTCGGGCCGCGGGAACGTCAGAGCCTGATCGAGGCCAAGGGGCTGTACGACCAGAATCGGTTCTCGGAGGCGATCAACAGGCTGAATCCGGTGATCAAAGACTTTGGTCAGGCCGCCGAGATTGGTGAGGCGTACTACCTGAGAGGACTGTGCCGCAGCAAACTGAATGACTCCAAGGGGGCGGCGGCGGATTTCGAGCAGGCCATCGCATCGAGCAGAAACGACGCGGTCATCATCCGCTGCAAGATCTCGCTGGCGGCTGTTTCCTTCCAGATGGGGCAATGGTCCAAGGCCGCGGATCTCTATGTCGAAGTGGTGCCGAGGTTGGAAGACAAGCCGCCGGCCGACCAGGTCCTTTTCTACGCGGGTACGGCCCTTCGGCGGGCCGGGCGATGGCGGGAAGCAACCCAGTACTTTGCCCGGATTCTGCATCGGTTTCCCAGCAGCCCGATTGCCGCAGACGCTCGCCGGATGGCCGGCTGGCAGCACGAGTACTTCGCAATTCAGCTCGGGGCCTATCAGGACGCGGCGAATGCTGAACGGGCGGTCCAGGCGTATCGCACGCGTAATCTGGATTTTGTCCAGATGGAGAATCAGCCGTCGGGCGGCCGGGTGCTTTGGGTTGTGATGGCCGGCCGGCATCGCACCTACCAGGACGCCGTGGCAGCGCTCAATCGGATCAGAACGATCGTGCCCGATGCCAATATCATTCCCTAG
- a CDS encoding oligosaccharide flippase family protein: MNLFAAQSDREPILFRPDGVGASLGFYLPATMLSRFMGLIRGVVLTWLISESQYGLLQIAMLSISILHPLLGVGFNEAMTRYVPQYETRGALRAFLARALAGAMLISLVVCGLAWLGAGPLGRFLFEIMPEAGGLPAGFDVTLIGHLAVAATFCLVLYFLMLGILRGLRMFRAISAIETVYQVGFTVVAVVIALFGWKSAQAMLICYAASVLGTVLLFSPCLVRVIGSAADQPEPLSESGRALLGQMLRFSIWAALAALMWQTLQYYPVWYLHKVCGREGEVTGIFAAMRLLAQAVLVIALAVVTVVQTSVTKTWETQGRELADRLLLLGFKATALVLLGLSAVLAVSARLLVMIYPSSYSIGQAAITPSLLNYVLWSYLLFQTIHFTLIEKTRHVFVPWCLGLLCTVALSKWLVQPGLPDEAAILAAAWAGVLGITPAMLACLVLLKLEKRPFDFGTWLLLAAASVLALPLPLMVPVMGLVLLLAAGTTAILNHEEKRQIRDFLATGHGTARQILSQLVGWM; encoded by the coding sequence ATGAACTTGTTTGCGGCTCAATCCGATCGCGAACCGATTCTTTTCAGACCCGACGGCGTTGGGGCTTCGCTGGGCTTCTACCTGCCGGCCACGATGCTTTCGCGCTTCATGGGTTTGATCCGGGGCGTTGTGCTAACCTGGCTGATCAGCGAGAGCCAATACGGCCTGTTGCAGATCGCGATGTTGTCCATCTCGATTCTGCATCCGTTGCTGGGTGTCGGCTTCAATGAGGCGATGACTCGTTACGTGCCCCAATACGAGACTCGCGGGGCATTGCGGGCGTTTCTGGCCAGGGCGCTGGCCGGGGCGATGCTGATCAGCCTCGTTGTTTGCGGCCTGGCGTGGTTGGGGGCCGGTCCGCTGGGCCGCTTCCTGTTTGAAATCATGCCGGAGGCCGGCGGATTGCCGGCCGGTTTCGATGTCACACTGATCGGCCACTTGGCCGTCGCAGCAACGTTTTGCCTGGTGCTCTACTTCCTGATGCTCGGCATCCTGCGAGGCCTGCGCATGTTCCGCGCGATCAGTGCGATCGAGACGGTCTATCAGGTCGGATTCACGGTGGTGGCGGTGGTGATCGCCTTGTTCGGATGGAAGAGCGCTCAGGCGATGTTGATCTGTTACGCGGCCAGCGTGCTGGGGACGGTGTTGTTGTTCTCCCCTTGCCTGGTGCGGGTGATCGGTTCGGCCGCCGATCAGCCCGAGCCGCTGTCGGAATCCGGCCGGGCTCTGCTTGGGCAAATGCTTCGTTTCAGCATCTGGGCGGCGTTGGCGGCGCTCATGTGGCAGACCTTGCAGTACTATCCGGTCTGGTACTTGCACAAGGTCTGCGGCCGCGAGGGCGAGGTGACGGGCATCTTCGCGGCCATGAGACTGCTGGCCCAGGCGGTCCTGGTCATTGCTCTGGCGGTGGTGACGGTGGTTCAGACGTCGGTCACCAAGACTTGGGAGACCCAGGGGCGGGAACTGGCCGACCGGCTCTTGCTGCTGGGATTCAAGGCCACGGCCCTGGTCCTTCTGGGGCTTTCCGCAGTGCTGGCCGTCTCGGCCCGATTGCTGGTGATGATTTATCCTTCGTCGTACTCGATCGGCCAGGCCGCGATCACGCCGTCGCTGCTGAACTACGTTCTGTGGTCGTACCTGCTGTTTCAGACTATTCATTTCACCTTGATCGAGAAGACGCGACACGTCTTCGTTCCATGGTGCCTGGGGCTTCTATGTACCGTCGCGCTGAGCAAGTGGCTGGTTCAGCCCGGCTTGCCCGACGAGGCGGCCATCCTGGCGGCGGCGTGGGCCGGTGTCCTGGGCATCACGCCCGCGATGCTTGCCTGCCTGGTATTGCTCAAGCTGGAGAAGCGGCCGTTCGATTTCGGCACCTGGTTGCTGCTGGCGGCCGCCAGTGTCCTGGCCCTGCCGCTCCCGCTGATGGTGCCGGTCATGGGTCTTGTTCTCCTGTTGGCCGCCGGGACGACCGCGATTCTCAACCATGAGGAGAAACGTCAGATCCGCGATTTCCTCGCCACCGGCCACGGCACGGCAAGACAGATTCTCTCACAGCTCGTTGGATGGATGTGA
- a CDS encoding GxGYxYP family putative glycoside hydrolase, with amino-acid sequence MLSNAVLLAIGSLGYLAGPFTVYDLRYALRFNAQNPQEVAAAWDHVHAVATLQGIVNREEANLYILFVESGGRCIDEYWLGRMSEPGQWLAGRTRAMVPDLGALIDKYKKLVKGAVVYDPAVPATSNLASTIAGVENLIAVRYDPSPNSLYSRLITSGPRLPVVRRLLNENGSSMFTGQGNIPGTDQPSTGSAKCDAYLWLKHHYIDTGKVEAGYAGYYIDSFWQKCPTAAGPNQHTLSNHDFFVAKKAFFFDLNVWADETPIDDRAQKPGTDLQTFKALLRSAYDRTSGRQMLHIGGFTPWAFKYTNAGKAGGTHEPVPTEWETARLIGAYNAFIDADALGSAAMANASFYAHFPLNKRYPQPWVTKQRLINRGLLQPNGQVNFDGRQFVIFYVGDFDSAAWLYQFVPVVWDHPGRGKLPLMWSISPVLERRAGMAMDYLRRTATPNDYFAAADNGAGYLNPGMLQEPRDISGLPSGLDLWAEHCTPIYARWGITITGFIIDGYAPGLNKDGLDCYAKFSPNGIVPQKIPATLLHGNMPVLRAGYDLGDNAERAARTIVGRVARRSVPFHWFRGILKSPDWYIEVYDRARAANPKIELLDAPAFFELYRAWLKSNPQAAAGKIDCER; translated from the coding sequence ATGCTGTCAAACGCAGTATTGCTCGCCATCGGCTCGCTCGGATATCTCGCCGGACCATTCACCGTGTACGACTTGCGATATGCCCTGCGATTCAACGCACAGAATCCGCAGGAAGTGGCCGCCGCGTGGGATCACGTTCACGCCGTTGCCACGCTCCAGGGCATCGTGAACCGCGAGGAGGCCAACCTTTACATTCTCTTCGTCGAGTCCGGCGGCAGGTGCATTGACGAGTATTGGCTAGGCCGCATGTCGGAACCCGGCCAGTGGCTTGCCGGACGCACGCGGGCAATGGTTCCAGACCTTGGGGCCCTGATCGACAAGTATAAGAAGCTCGTCAAAGGGGCCGTCGTCTACGACCCCGCCGTCCCGGCCACCAGCAACCTTGCCTCAACCATCGCCGGCGTCGAGAACCTCATCGCCGTCCGCTACGACCCTTCGCCCAACAGCCTCTACAGCCGGCTCATCACTTCGGGTCCCCGTCTGCCGGTCGTCAGGCGCCTGCTCAACGAGAACGGTTCATCCATGTTCACCGGTCAGGGTAACATCCCCGGCACCGACCAGCCGTCCACCGGCAGCGCCAAGTGCGACGCCTATCTGTGGCTCAAGCACCACTACATCGACACCGGCAAGGTCGAAGCAGGTTATGCCGGCTACTACATCGACTCGTTCTGGCAGAAATGCCCGACCGCCGCCGGCCCAAACCAGCACACCCTGAGTAACCATGACTTCTTTGTTGCGAAGAAGGCCTTCTTTTTTGACTTGAACGTCTGGGCCGACGAAACGCCGATCGATGACCGTGCCCAGAAGCCCGGTACCGATCTCCAGACGTTCAAGGCACTCCTCCGGAGCGCCTATGACCGGACAAGCGGGCGGCAGATGCTCCACATCGGAGGTTTTACGCCCTGGGCCTTCAAATACACCAACGCGGGCAAAGCCGGCGGCACGCACGAGCCCGTTCCCACGGAGTGGGAAACGGCCAGACTGATCGGGGCCTACAACGCCTTCATCGACGCCGATGCCCTCGGCAGTGCCGCGATGGCGAACGCGTCGTTCTATGCGCATTTTCCGCTGAACAAGCGGTATCCGCAGCCGTGGGTCACCAAACAGCGGCTTATCAACCGCGGCCTGCTTCAACCGAACGGACAGGTCAACTTCGACGGGCGGCAATTCGTGATCTTCTACGTCGGGGACTTCGACTCGGCCGCGTGGCTGTACCAGTTCGTACCCGTGGTCTGGGACCATCCGGGCCGCGGCAAGTTGCCGCTCATGTGGTCCATCAGCCCGGTGCTCGAACGTCGCGCAGGAATGGCCATGGACTACCTCCGCCGCACGGCCACGCCGAACGATTACTTCGCCGCCGCCGACAACGGGGCCGGCTACCTCAACCCGGGCATGCTCCAGGAGCCGCGAGACATCTCCGGGTTGCCCAGCGGCCTGGACCTCTGGGCTGAGCACTGCACTCCGATCTACGCCCGCTGGGGTATCACGATCACCGGCTTTATCATCGACGGCTACGCTCCCGGCTTGAATAAGGACGGCCTCGATTGCTACGCGAAGTTCAGCCCCAACGGCATCGTCCCCCAGAAGATCCCCGCCACCCTGCTGCACGGCAACATGCCGGTTCTGAGAGCCGGTTATGATCTGGGCGACAATGCCGAACGGGCCGCGCGAACCATCGTCGGACGCGTCGCCAGGCGAAGCGTGCCATTCCACTGGTTCCGAGGCATTCTGAAATCGCCGGATTGGTACATCGAAGTCTACGACCGGGCCCGCGCCGCCAATCCGAAGATCGAGCTCCTCGACGCCCCTGCCTTCTTCGAACTTTACCGCGCCTGGCTCAAATCAAACCCCCAGGCCGCCGCCGGCAAGATCGACTGTGAGAGATAA
- a CDS encoding Gfo/Idh/MocA family oxidoreductase: MMMTRREFVSGAVAMVSGMTTSMAQSARQAATDRAFKALRVAQVGVQGHFGDIVTGIPKVEGCSLVAVARSFPDEPVEQLKEKPVWNPDTRIFDDYRQMLDEVRPDIVAAFAPYAHNGQVSIEAVRRGCHVISEKPLASTLEDLDALRAERDRAKVRVTAMLAMRFHPGLMAAHKAVQEGSIGEPLLISAQKSYAWGQGRPWYFKLRKNYGGSIPWVAIHAIDFIRFVTGLDFTSVTARQAVKVHKDYPECEDCGALLFDMSNGGQATLTFDYFRPPKAGSHGDDRLRVAGSRGVVEVRITNTTFCELITDEQGPAQLPLSDESHNIFIDFVESLRGLRPHFLSEEDPFRATEVALKARDSADRRVTVAL, translated from the coding sequence ATGATGATGACTCGCCGGGAATTCGTTTCAGGTGCGGTGGCGATGGTGTCCGGGATGACCACAAGCATGGCACAATCAGCCAGGCAAGCAGCGACGGATCGAGCGTTCAAGGCGTTACGGGTGGCTCAGGTGGGCGTGCAGGGCCATTTTGGGGATATCGTTACAGGCATCCCGAAGGTGGAAGGGTGCAGCCTGGTTGCCGTTGCCCGGTCGTTTCCGGACGAACCGGTCGAGCAGCTCAAGGAGAAGCCGGTTTGGAACCCCGACACGAGGATATTCGATGACTACCGGCAGATGCTCGATGAGGTGAGGCCCGACATCGTCGCGGCCTTCGCGCCGTATGCGCACAACGGCCAAGTGAGTATCGAAGCCGTCAGGAGAGGCTGTCACGTGATCAGCGAGAAGCCTCTGGCGTCGACGCTTGAGGATCTCGACGCCCTGCGGGCCGAGCGGGACCGCGCGAAAGTCCGCGTGACCGCCATGCTGGCGATGCGTTTTCATCCCGGCCTGATGGCCGCGCACAAAGCCGTCCAGGAGGGTTCGATCGGCGAGCCGCTGCTGATCTCGGCCCAGAAATCCTACGCCTGGGGCCAGGGGCGTCCGTGGTATTTCAAGCTCCGCAAGAACTACGGCGGTTCCATTCCATGGGTGGCCATTCATGCCATCGATTTCATACGGTTTGTCACCGGCTTGGATTTCACCTCCGTCACTGCCCGCCAGGCGGTGAAGGTTCACAAGGATTATCCTGAGTGCGAGGATTGCGGGGCACTGTTGTTTGACATGAGCAACGGAGGGCAGGCGACTCTGACGTTTGACTATTTCCGGCCGCCAAAGGCCGGAAGTCACGGGGACGATCGTCTTCGGGTGGCCGGCTCCAGGGGCGTGGTCGAGGTGCGGATCACCAACACGACCTTCTGCGAACTCATCACCGATGAACAGGGCCCTGCCCAGTTGCCGCTTTCCGACGAGAGTCACAACATCTTCATTGATTTCGTCGAGAGCCTCCGCGGGTTGCGTCCCCATTTTCTGAGTGAGGAGGATCCTTTCCGCGCGACGGAGGTCGCCCTCAAGGCACGCGACTCAGCGGACCGGCGAGTGACCGTTGCGTTGTAA
- a CDS encoding ACT domain-containing protein, with protein sequence MELVTQFSVFMVNKPGVLAQVTQQLAQAKINVLAMTVMDSSEHGVLRLVTADVERARVALRKLNLPTMETEVLMVEMPNRPGALADICMRFANAHINISYAYCTTGGAGGKARAVFKLADTRKGLKVLSKPEPKRREQNHRRLMLRR encoded by the coding sequence ATGGAACTGGTGACACAGTTCTCCGTGTTCATGGTTAACAAGCCGGGCGTTCTGGCCCAGGTGACACAACAGCTTGCTCAGGCCAAGATCAACGTCCTGGCAATGACCGTCATGGACTCCAGCGAGCACGGCGTCTTGCGGCTCGTGACCGCCGACGTTGAGAGAGCAAGAGTGGCCCTCCGCAAGCTGAATCTGCCGACGATGGAGACCGAAGTGCTGATGGTCGAGATGCCCAACCGACCCGGCGCCCTGGCCGACATCTGCATGCGGTTTGCCAACGCACACATCAATATCAGCTACGCATACTGCACGACCGGAGGCGCGGGCGGCAAGGCACGAGCGGTCTTCAAGCTGGCGGACACCCGCAAGGGTCTCAAGGTGCTTTCGAAACCCGAGCCCAAACGCCGTGAACAAAACCACCGTCGGCTGATGCTCCGAAGATAG
- a CDS encoding CpsD/CapB family tyrosine-protein kinase, with protein sequence MREKGWDIAIAVVRNGRPPVPGAIVPGVAPAALPSLRSLWSALFPASDRSGGYCLMVTAAERGEGVSQIATGLALAGPAICPDRRIAVVDFNFKRPMVGRLFRIPAVQGVADVLAGRLPIEEAPIQTQEMAIDVLPAGCANGSVLCPFPWPVAGQLIDHLRAYYDYILLDAPAVNVDDLTAELGCLADGVLLVIRAGTTHREAVMEARFRLDRAGARLVGAVLND encoded by the coding sequence ATGAGGGAAAAAGGCTGGGATATCGCGATCGCGGTGGTTCGCAACGGCCGACCGCCCGTGCCCGGAGCGATCGTACCGGGCGTTGCCCCCGCGGCATTACCGAGCTTGCGTTCTCTCTGGTCCGCGCTGTTCCCGGCGTCTGACCGGTCGGGAGGCTATTGTCTCATGGTAACGGCCGCCGAGCGGGGCGAGGGCGTTTCGCAGATCGCCACGGGACTGGCCCTGGCAGGCCCGGCAATCTGCCCGGATCGACGGATCGCCGTAGTCGATTTCAATTTCAAGCGTCCGATGGTCGGCAGGCTCTTTCGGATTCCTGCGGTGCAGGGCGTGGCCGATGTGCTGGCCGGCAGATTGCCGATCGAGGAAGCGCCGATTCAGACGCAGGAAATGGCGATCGACGTACTGCCGGCCGGATGTGCTAACGGCAGCGTCCTTTGTCCTTTCCCTTGGCCCGTCGCCGGGCAACTGATCGATCATCTGCGGGCGTATTACGATTACATTCTCCTGGATGCCCCTGCCGTGAACGTCGATGACCTCACTGCCGAACTGGGTTGCCTGGCCGATGGAGTGCTCCTGGTGATCAGGGCGGGGACAACGCATCGCGAAGCTGTTATGGAAGCCAGGTTCAGACTCGACCGGGCGGGTGCGCGGCTTGTCGGTGCGGTTCTTAACGACTGA